In Rutidosis leptorrhynchoides isolate AG116_Rl617_1_P2 chromosome 2, CSIRO_AGI_Rlap_v1, whole genome shotgun sequence, one genomic interval encodes:
- the LOC139889141 gene encoding transcription factor HEC1-like: protein MDIEFLRSISEDQTEMMMLMQLEKLPDFCGYYNDDRNPSNEFTDLGSHTFLNNQSSTISFTSPTQSQPTGGEMHKQKSMAAMREMIYRVAAMQPINIDPESVKQPKRRNVKISKDPQSVAARHRRERISEKIRILQRLVPGGTKMDTASMLDEAIHYVKFLKDQVQTLEKVGENRSQLNSSTGIGFPLPMSNGSYASMKTSAKGYQFYLGD from the coding sequence ATGGACATTGAGTTTCTAAGGTCTATTTCCGAGGATCAAACCGAGATGATGATGCTTATGCAACTCGAAAAGCTTCCCGATTTCTGCGGTTATTACAATGATGATcgcaacccatcaaatgaattcacCGATCTCGGTTCACATACATTTTTGAACAATCAGTCTTCTACAATTTCATTTACTTCTCCAACACAATCACAACCCACAGGTGGCGAAATGCACAAACAAAAATCAATGGCGGCTATGAGGGAAATGATATATCGGGTTGCGGCCATGCAACCGATTAACATTGATCCAGAATCGGTGAAACAACCAAAGAGAAGGAATGTGAAGATATCAAAGGATCCGCAAAGTGTGGCTGCGAGACATCGTAGAGAGAGGATTAGTGAGAAGATTAGGATACTTCAACGACTTGTACCCGGTGGTACAAAAATGGATACGGCTTCTATGCTTGATGAAGCGATTCATTATGTTAAGTTTTTGAAGGATCAAGTGCAGACACTCGAGAAAGTTGGGGAAAATCGATCCCAGTTAAATTCTTCAACTGGAATTGGTTTCCCTTTGCCGATGTCAAATGGGAGTTACGCTTCCATGAAAACATCGGCCAAGGGTTATCAGTTTTATTTAGGTGATTAA